In Xenorhabdus poinarii G6, the following are encoded in one genomic region:
- a CDS encoding chorismate-binding protein — MMILSTNAAVLATYSTDELSAHIDNLNRPFACIYRPQVDTADSVLFLEGNIERYSSLADLTLDTFTSDSNTHQMSQLVLLPFNQLKEKGYACIDDHEQVIVMYIDKLAYYPVNQFMAVIANYDIKPKNLRFDFDDQEYSEIVDTVIRQEINAGEGSNFVISRSLEGDIDGFSIKYALNLFKRLMYSECGAYWTWMCYTGSRYFIGSTPEQHIKVSQQSVSMNPISGTLRYPDAQHLERALYDFLQDKKECDELFMVVDEELKMMSNICQRDIKVSGPKLKTMSYIAHTEYYINGESDRGLKEIIRQSLFSPAVTGSPIENACKVIARHEQRGRGYYSGVIAIIGNNSEKRYLDSAIMIRTADISSQGHFRLTAGSTIVRNSVPHNEAYETRAKLQGLMHSFFDVATISAGSPKTEISVELYRRANQLLAQRNEKASIFWLGKMEQNRIILPHNEIFLIDMEDTFTEMITYQLRKAGCTVTIVPWYDCPCKLPQTSNSIVFIGPGPGDPTNPKLEKVLVARQVIAQQLRFQYPLIGTCLGHQLICAELGIPIIRLPRNRQGSQYQVSIQGKNHCVGFYNSFSAIHHKSYWHSTTYNKTIHFERLVSNEIIALSSSNVASIQFHNESFLTQDAFTIYQWLIQNALRKTSTSEKIDVV, encoded by the coding sequence ATGATGATATTATCTACCAATGCAGCGGTACTTGCCACCTACAGTACCGATGAACTTTCGGCTCATATTGACAATCTCAATCGCCCTTTTGCCTGTATATATCGTCCACAAGTCGATACGGCTGACTCAGTGTTATTCCTTGAAGGGAATATTGAGCGATACTCTTCCCTTGCCGATTTGACACTAGATACCTTTACTTCTGACTCTAACACCCATCAGATGTCGCAGTTGGTTTTGTTACCTTTTAATCAATTAAAGGAAAAGGGCTATGCTTGCATTGATGATCACGAACAGGTGATCGTAATGTATATCGATAAGCTGGCATATTACCCTGTCAACCAATTTATGGCAGTTATCGCCAATTACGATATTAAACCGAAGAATCTTCGTTTCGATTTCGATGATCAAGAGTACAGTGAGATTGTTGACACTGTAATCCGTCAGGAAATAAACGCGGGAGAAGGCAGTAATTTTGTCATTTCACGCAGTCTAGAAGGTGATATTGATGGTTTTAGTATCAAATACGCGCTAAATTTATTTAAACGATTGATGTATTCTGAGTGTGGAGCTTACTGGACATGGATGTGCTATACAGGTAGTCGTTATTTTATTGGCAGTACACCCGAACAACATATTAAGGTAAGTCAGCAGTCTGTTTCGATGAATCCCATTAGCGGTACATTAAGATATCCTGATGCTCAGCATTTAGAACGAGCACTGTATGATTTTTTACAGGATAAAAAAGAATGCGATGAGTTATTCATGGTAGTTGATGAAGAGCTCAAAATGATGAGCAATATTTGTCAACGTGATATCAAAGTATCCGGTCCGAAACTCAAGACGATGTCGTATATTGCCCATACAGAATACTATATTAATGGTGAGTCTGACCGGGGTCTGAAGGAAATTATCCGGCAATCGTTGTTTTCTCCAGCAGTCACGGGCAGTCCAATCGAAAATGCCTGTAAAGTCATTGCACGCCATGAACAGCGAGGTCGTGGCTACTATAGCGGTGTTATTGCTATTATCGGTAACAACAGCGAAAAACGTTATCTGGATTCCGCTATCATGATCCGCACAGCTGATATCAGCTCACAGGGGCATTTCCGCTTAACGGCAGGTTCGACTATCGTCAGGAACTCCGTACCACATAATGAAGCCTACGAAACACGCGCTAAGTTACAGGGACTGATGCATTCTTTCTTTGATGTTGCGACAATATCTGCAGGCTCGCCAAAAACGGAAATATCTGTAGAGTTGTATAGAAGAGCAAACCAACTTCTGGCACAACGCAATGAAAAAGCATCCATATTCTGGCTGGGAAAGATGGAACAAAATCGGATAATCCTGCCTCACAATGAGATCTTCCTGATTGATATGGAAGATACTTTCACCGAAATGATCACCTATCAGTTAAGAAAAGCAGGCTGCACTGTCACTATTGTCCCTTGGTATGATTGTCCGTGCAAATTGCCACAGACCAGTAATAGCATCGTGTTCATCGGTCCGGGACCGGGTGATCCTACCAACCCGAAACTCGAAAAAGTCCTGGTTGCCCGACAAGTCATTGCGCAACAATTGCGTTTCCAATATCCGCTAATTGGAACCTGTCTGGGGCATCAACTTATTTGCGCTGAGCTTGGCATCCCAATTATACGTTTACCCAGAAATCGTCAGGGCAGTCAATATCAGGTATCGATTCAGGGAAAAAATCATTGTGTCGGTTTCTATAATAGTTTTTCTGCCATTCATCATAAGTCTTACTGGCATAGTACAACGTATAACAAAACTATCCATTTTGAACGGCTTGTTTCCAATGAAATTATTGCATTATCGTCAAGTAATGTGGCCTCAATTCAATTTCATAATGAGTCATTTTTAACACAAGATGCTTTTACTATTTACCAGTGGCTCATACAAAATGCATTAAGAAAAACGTCAACATCAGAAAAAATTGACGTGGTTTAG
- a CDS encoding alkylphosphonate utilization protein — translation MDIEVKDSNGALLNDGDSVQVIKDLKVKGTSKTLKRGTLIKNIRLTHREDEIECNADKIKGLVLKTCFLKKVG, via the coding sequence ATGGATATCGAAGTTAAAGACTCTAACGGCGCATTACTCAATGACGGCGACTCAGTTCAAGTTATCAAAGATCTGAAAGTCAAAGGAACTTCCAAGACGCTAAAACGCGGCACGCTGATCAAAAACATTCGTCTGACCCACCGCGAAGATGAAATTGAATGTAATGCCGATAAAATCAAAGGACTCGTTCTGAAAACCTGCTTTCTGAAAAAAGTTGGATAA
- the dinG gene encoding ATP-dependent DNA helicase DinG encodes MALSSSIKNQISQWYKSLSTHIDGFVPRAPQRQMIAEVAKTLADAEGRHLVIEAPTGVGKTLSYLIPGIAVSRAEQKPLVVSTANVALQDQIYSKDLPLLRKIIPDLKFTGAFGRARYVCPRNLEAICAAEGEQIDLMFLLEDQTDIANSEERELCRRLRSDYTTFAWDGLRDHHKLALADPLWAKISTDKMNCLARNCPFYHRCPFFLARREIETADVVVANHALVMAALESESVLPEAKNLLLVLDEGHHVPEVAREALEVEGEITLFQLNGQLDAFIRHVEQYLIQFRPTKPPALANIPRLLTHCETIREYVKQLAEITQALLPERGEAKEYVFTLGKLPESLLLCCQQLFKFTDGLRGLAEAILNDLSDQTARQDIVRLHRAILQASRTLGYFENMAKLWRLASQEASSHAPISKWLTRRDEKNQSHLYFHCAGIRVSEQLTQLLWRSIPHVVVTSATLRSLNSFARIQELTGLHENHDDRFIALSSPFVHEQQGRLLIPQMTQEPTIQNEMQHLEEMSRYFRAQVLAGKHQGMLVLFSSQRAMDGFLTLVTDLRLMLLVQGDQPRYRLVESHCQRIDEGQASVLVGLQSFAEGLDLKGDYLSQVHIHKIAFPPVTDPVIMTESEWLKSLKRYPFEVQSLPNASFNLIQQVGRLIRSHQCYGEVVIYDNRLLTKRYGSRLLNALPVFPIERPSVPAERELDIMKKDK; translated from the coding sequence ATGGCACTTTCCAGTTCAATAAAAAATCAGATTAGTCAATGGTATAAGTCATTATCTACGCATATCGATGGCTTTGTCCCACGGGCACCCCAACGTCAGATGATTGCCGAGGTGGCAAAGACATTAGCAGATGCAGAAGGACGGCATTTGGTGATAGAAGCGCCAACGGGGGTCGGAAAAACATTGTCATACCTGATCCCAGGCATTGCCGTCAGCCGGGCTGAACAGAAACCATTGGTGGTCAGTACAGCCAATGTTGCTCTGCAAGATCAAATCTACAGCAAGGATTTGCCGTTGTTGCGCAAGATAATTCCTGACCTGAAATTCACCGGCGCTTTTGGGCGTGCCCGTTATGTCTGTCCACGTAATCTGGAAGCGATTTGTGCCGCTGAAGGGGAACAGATTGACCTGATGTTTCTACTTGAAGACCAAACAGACATTGCAAATAGTGAAGAGCGGGAATTATGTCGTCGATTGCGCAGTGACTACACGACATTTGCATGGGATGGTTTACGTGATCACCATAAACTGGCCTTAGCAGATCCACTGTGGGCAAAAATCAGTACAGATAAAATGAACTGTTTAGCCCGAAACTGCCCGTTTTATCACCGTTGCCCATTTTTTCTTGCCCGTAGAGAAATTGAAACCGCAGATGTTGTCGTCGCTAATCACGCCTTGGTTATGGCAGCACTGGAAAGCGAATCTGTTTTACCGGAGGCAAAAAATCTGCTGCTGGTTCTGGATGAAGGGCATCATGTTCCTGAAGTCGCCAGGGAGGCGTTGGAAGTAGAAGGTGAGATTACGTTATTTCAACTGAATGGACAGTTAGACGCATTTATTCGGCATGTGGAGCAATACCTGATTCAATTCCGGCCGACAAAACCCCCGGCTTTGGCCAATATTCCCCGATTGCTGACTCATTGTGAAACCATTCGTGAATACGTTAAACAATTGGCGGAGATAACACAGGCACTGTTGCCTGAGCGTGGTGAAGCAAAAGAATATGTGTTCACACTGGGGAAATTACCAGAGAGTTTGCTGCTCTGCTGCCAGCAATTATTTAAATTCACCGATGGATTACGTGGTTTAGCGGAAGCGATTTTAAATGACTTGAGTGATCAGACGGCTCGGCAGGATATTGTCCGTTTACATCGTGCTATTTTGCAAGCCAGTCGCACACTGGGCTATTTTGAGAATATGGCAAAACTATGGCGTCTGGCCTCCCAAGAAGCGTCTTCCCATGCGCCAATATCAAAATGGTTAACACGTCGCGATGAGAAAAACCAATCACATCTTTATTTTCATTGTGCGGGAATACGGGTCAGTGAACAATTAACTCAGCTTTTATGGCGCAGTATTCCCCATGTTGTCGTGACATCGGCTACGTTGCGTTCACTGAATAGTTTTGCCCGTATTCAGGAACTCACCGGATTACATGAAAATCATGATGATCGTTTTATCGCGCTGTCATCGCCTTTTGTCCATGAACAACAAGGGCGTTTGCTGATTCCCCAAATGACACAGGAACCGACCATACAAAATGAAATGCAGCATCTTGAGGAGATGTCGCGTTATTTCCGTGCTCAGGTACTGGCAGGGAAGCATCAGGGCATGTTGGTTCTTTTTAGCAGTCAACGGGCAATGGACGGGTTCCTGACATTGGTGACAGATTTGCGCTTGATGTTATTGGTACAAGGTGATCAGCCTCGCTACCGGCTGGTAGAAAGCCATTGCCAGCGGATTGATGAAGGACAAGCCAGCGTATTGGTTGGTTTACAGTCGTTTGCAGAAGGATTGGATCTCAAAGGTGATTACCTTTCACAAGTTCATATACACAAAATCGCTTTTCCACCCGTCACGGATCCGGTGATTATGACTGAAAGTGAATGGCTGAAATCGTTAAAACGTTACCCATTTGAAGTACAGAGTTTACCGAATGCCTCTTTTAACCTGATTCAACAAGTGGGAAGGCTAATTCGCAGCCATCAATGTTATGGTGAGGTGGTGATTTATGACAATCGGTTATTGACCAAACGTTATGGCTCTCGTTTATTGAACGCTTTACCTGTCTTTCCTATCGAACGGCCAAGTGTGCCAGCGGAAAGGGAATTAGACATTATGAAAAAAGATAAATAA
- a CDS encoding alpha/beta hydrolase yields MNYFSFVGKQNIFETPFITSLQNDNKEDVIVSWIASDGNNVYHYWYKLFEEELVSLHLEENFYQNIISFSEENYALSTTDDVKIFSLENNKICGSINLKNIKSMQFDYNNTLWLLSGETLFKTLSNSFGEYYVFQKNVKSFILKDKKVYLLSGDDENDFTLIVNDGKEIFRYRIGNMNFNSRTKFSIVPTELYIYVYVQPKDLIGEINNYLIVINKCNFDSIKNISIEAVSHLSIKDINLSRWKNNDVLFVCERSNNVYLCHYNSISERITPVSLPQHVVINFVSSNCHSSIYYIAIEHVSNKSIRKIFEVTNYGNKFITRVIFEDVGYKLSVLKNGDCIFYGLLKNKLSILKYSRISKSVQVLYQNKTEYPSIPRLNWSSVKKDIFDLNYKKENIIIVYYPGVHKLAMSGMQPNMFQECICRLFTKNKSKNYQGMILNLPSSFSSVNSFELNKEINEDDYLSSVITELNEIGFNKVVLCSGSLGGLSILNFLHNTNSSIPAIIINPVYDFNVLKHSLINNENIISELFSKIDTDILIIHSKEDEVTPWEHSKYFTDASVKRKLYTLENDNHIFKQSYSWERCNIEIDKFIMHLDYINK; encoded by the coding sequence GTGAATTACTTTTCATTTGTTGGAAAACAAAATATTTTTGAAACACCATTTATTACCTCATTGCAAAATGATAATAAAGAAGATGTGATTGTATCTTGGATTGCTAGTGATGGTAATAATGTATATCATTATTGGTATAAACTTTTTGAAGAGGAACTTGTTTCTTTGCATTTAGAAGAAAATTTTTATCAAAACATAATTTCATTTTCGGAAGAAAATTACGCCTTAAGTACAACTGATGATGTTAAGATTTTTTCTCTCGAAAATAATAAAATATGTGGTTCAATTAATTTAAAAAACATAAAATCAATGCAATTTGATTACAATAATACATTATGGTTATTATCTGGAGAAACGTTGTTTAAGACCCTATCAAATTCTTTTGGTGAATATTATGTTTTTCAAAAAAATGTTAAGTCATTTATCTTAAAAGATAAAAAGGTCTATTTATTATCTGGTGATGATGAAAATGATTTCACTTTGATAGTAAATGATGGGAAAGAGATTTTCAGATATAGAATAGGTAATATGAATTTTAATTCTAGAACCAAGTTTAGCATAGTTCCTACTGAATTATATATATATGTATATGTACAACCAAAAGATCTCATTGGTGAAATTAATAACTATCTTATTGTTATAAATAAATGTAACTTTGATTCAATTAAAAATATAAGTATTGAAGCAGTCTCTCATTTAAGTATAAAAGATATTAATTTATCAAGATGGAAAAATAACGATGTTTTATTTGTCTGTGAGAGAAGTAATAATGTCTATTTATGCCATTATAACTCTATAAGTGAGCGTATAACTCCTGTATCTTTACCACAGCATGTAGTTATTAACTTTGTTTCATCGAATTGTCACTCTTCAATATATTATATTGCAATAGAACATGTCTCAAATAAATCAATCAGAAAAATTTTTGAAGTAACAAACTATGGTAATAAATTCATCACAAGAGTGATTTTTGAAGATGTAGGATATAAATTATCCGTTCTAAAAAACGGTGATTGTATTTTTTATGGATTATTAAAAAATAAACTATCAATATTGAAGTACAGTCGTATTAGTAAGAGTGTACAAGTATTATATCAAAATAAAACAGAATATCCTTCTATTCCTAGACTCAATTGGTCATCTGTAAAAAAAGATATTTTTGATCTAAATTATAAAAAAGAAAATATTATTATTGTTTATTATCCGGGCGTCCATAAGTTAGCAATGAGTGGCATGCAGCCAAATATGTTTCAAGAATGTATTTGTCGTCTCTTTACCAAAAATAAATCAAAAAATTATCAAGGTATGATACTCAATCTTCCTAGTTCTTTTAGTTCTGTAAATAGTTTTGAACTTAATAAAGAAATTAATGAAGATGATTATCTGAGTAGTGTAATTACGGAGTTAAATGAAATTGGCTTCAATAAAGTTGTACTTTGCTCTGGTAGTCTAGGCGGTTTATCTATATTAAATTTTTTGCATAATACTAACTCATCAATTCCAGCTATTATTATTAACCCGGTTTATGATTTTAATGTTTTAAAACATTCTTTAATAAATAATGAAAATATAATAAGTGAGTTATTTTCAAAGATAGACACCGATATATTGATAATTCATTCAAAAGAAGATGAGGTGACTCCTTGGGAGCATTCAAAATATTTCACAGATGCAAGTGTTAAACGTAAATTATATACATTAGAGAATGATAATCACATATTTAAACAAAGTTATAGCTGGGAGCGATGTAATATCGAGATAGATAAATTTATTATGCACTTGGATTACATTAATAAATGA
- a CDS encoding isochorismatase family protein, whose translation MEKIPPYKLPTEYQLPASVVNWQPVCTRTALLIHDMQHYFLNFFTADASPVVHLIDNTCHLLNIARYLRIPVFYSAQPGDMTPLQRGLLQSIWGSGMSASHEHKQIIPQLTPKEGEHILTKWRYSAFFNSPLLSKLRGFKRDQLIICGVYAHIGCLCTAQEAYSNDIETFFVADAVADFSAEKHRLALELAAETCSLVLHTKQLINALDNSMH comes from the coding sequence ATGGAAAAGATACCACCCTATAAATTACCTACGGAATATCAATTGCCAGCATCAGTTGTAAACTGGCAGCCTGTTTGCACCCGTACAGCGTTACTCATCCATGATATGCAGCACTATTTCCTCAATTTCTTTACGGCCGATGCGTCACCTGTAGTACATCTTATTGATAATACATGCCACTTGTTGAATATCGCCCGATATCTGCGAATTCCTGTGTTTTATTCTGCCCAACCAGGTGATATGACCCCCTTGCAACGAGGATTGCTGCAAAGTATATGGGGATCAGGTATGAGCGCCAGCCATGAACATAAACAGATCATCCCACAACTGACCCCAAAAGAAGGGGAACATATATTAACCAAGTGGCGTTATAGCGCGTTTTTCAACTCTCCATTGTTGTCCAAGCTGCGTGGTTTTAAACGCGATCAGCTCATTATATGCGGAGTTTATGCCCATATAGGCTGCCTATGCACAGCACAGGAAGCTTATTCCAATGATATCGAAACTTTTTTCGTTGCCGACGCTGTTGCCGATTTTTCCGCAGAAAAACATCGTCTGGCGCTGGAGCTGGCAGCAGAGACTTGTTCCTTGGTACTACACACAAAACAGCTCATCAACGCTTTGGATAATTCTATGCATTAG
- a CDS encoding ATP-binding cassette domain-containing protein, whose amino-acid sequence MIKLSNICKKYSGRFIIKDACFTFPNNGIYFLEGENGSGKSTLLGIIAGAIQPDYGDVFINGGCCWRKNFIAYAPDSPCIYEFITGKEFLDLICSIRKVEIEKQFDLVDGFNLHNYMYTHFRDMSLGTAKKFMLISAMIANVKILIFDEPTNGLDNDSLLYFIENIKNFSLSGLVIMTCHNFEVRKYLKPYVININIFKGD is encoded by the coding sequence GTGATTAAATTATCCAATATATGTAAAAAATATTCAGGAAGGTTTATAATTAAGGATGCTTGCTTTACTTTTCCTAATAATGGTATCTATTTTCTGGAAGGAGAAAATGGTTCAGGTAAATCGACATTGTTAGGAATTATAGCTGGTGCTATTCAACCTGATTATGGAGATGTGTTTATAAATGGAGGGTGTTGTTGGAGAAAAAATTTTATAGCTTATGCTCCTGATAGTCCCTGTATATATGAATTCATTACTGGAAAAGAATTTTTAGATCTTATTTGTTCTATAAGAAAGGTAGAAATAGAAAAACAATTTGATTTAGTCGACGGTTTTAATTTGCATAATTATATGTATACTCATTTTCGTGATATGTCTCTTGGGACTGCAAAAAAATTCATGTTAATTTCTGCAATGATAGCAAATGTAAAAATACTTATTTTTGATGAGCCAACTAATGGCCTTGATAATGATTCACTTTTGTATTTTATCGAAAATATAAAAAATTTTAGTCTATCTGGATTGGTTATAATGACATGTCATAATTTTGAAGTTAGAAAATATCTAAAACCTTATGTTATTAACATCAATATATTTAAGGGTGATTAA
- a CDS encoding 2,3-dihydro-2,3-dihydroxybenzoate dehydrogenase, with translation MTFNKCYIAVITGACGGIGEEVARLLAKEGISLALLDNKLQTLKSLVAELNNVHTQPIMGFTVDVTDDRCVAEVFAVLTRQLGPVGYLVNAAGVLCYSTVAETSSKDWEKTFAVNTTGVFNVSRHAANLMTKQRKGSIVTIASNAARVPRATMAAYCASKAAAQAFTYALGLEVAPYGVRCNVVAPGSTDTSMLRGMWNNERDQQNTLNGNPLQFRIGIPLNKIATAKEIASAVCFYLCEESGQTTLSTLLVDGGAALGNC, from the coding sequence ATGACCTTTAATAAATGTTACATTGCCGTCATTACTGGCGCTTGCGGGGGTATTGGTGAAGAAGTAGCCCGGTTACTGGCGAAAGAGGGGATTTCATTAGCGTTATTGGATAACAAACTACAAACGCTGAAATCCCTAGTTGCCGAGCTAAATAACGTGCATACACAACCCATCATGGGTTTTACCGTTGATGTAACTGACGATCGCTGTGTTGCAGAAGTTTTTGCCGTACTGACGCGGCAGTTAGGGCCGGTGGGCTATCTGGTCAATGCTGCAGGCGTACTTTGTTACTCTACTGTTGCTGAGACTAGCTCCAAGGATTGGGAAAAAACCTTCGCAGTCAATACAACCGGAGTATTCAATGTCAGCCGCCATGCGGCTAATTTGATGACAAAACAGAGGAAGGGTAGCATTGTTACCATTGCCTCTAATGCAGCGCGCGTACCGCGGGCTACTATGGCAGCGTATTGCGCATCAAAAGCGGCGGCGCAGGCATTTACCTATGCGCTGGGGCTAGAAGTTGCACCATATGGTGTCCGTTGCAACGTTGTTGCGCCTGGTTCCACTGATACCTCCATGCTACGCGGTATGTGGAACAATGAGCGTGACCAGCAAAATACCCTCAATGGTAACCCACTGCAATTCCGTATCGGTATTCCGCTCAATAAAATCGCAACAGCGAAAGAGATTGCCTCAGCAGTTTGTTTCTACCTGTGTGAAGAGTCGGGACAAACAACTCTCTCAACGTTACTGGTCGATGGCGGAGCCGCCCTCGGTAATTGTTAA
- the sseA gene encoding 3-mercaptopyruvate sulfurtransferase, with product MKNEYFVSPQWLNEHLYDENVVIVDASAPMPSQSIDYHQRWLTQHIPGAQFFDLDKVANLQTNLPHMLPEPETFRQAVSKMGISENHLVVIYDQGNMFSAPRAWWTFKIFGARHIRILDGGLQGWQQADYPTESGAVSRSPEVFNIQFMPEKVGSRAQILDILHHHESVKFVDARAEERFQAKVPEPRPGLRMGHLPGAKNVPWTALIENGSYKSAEEMTAIFHKQGVDLSQPIMTSCGSGMTAAVLVLGLDILGHRETQLYDGSWAEWGADDTLPLEK from the coding sequence ATGAAAAATGAATATTTTGTCAGTCCACAATGGTTAAATGAGCATCTCTACGATGAAAATGTTGTTATCGTTGATGCCAGTGCACCTATGCCTAGCCAATCCATTGATTATCATCAACGCTGGTTAACACAACACATTCCGGGTGCTCAGTTTTTTGATCTTGATAAAGTTGCCAATCTACAAACCAACCTGCCACACATGCTGCCGGAGCCGGAAACTTTCCGCCAGGCGGTGAGCAAAATGGGGATCAGCGAAAATCATCTGGTCGTGATTTATGATCAAGGAAATATGTTCTCCGCACCACGGGCATGGTGGACTTTCAAAATCTTCGGTGCCCGCCATATCCGTATTCTTGACGGTGGATTACAAGGCTGGCAACAGGCGGATTATCCCACCGAATCGGGAGCCGTCAGCCGTTCACCCGAAGTGTTCAATATCCAATTCATGCCTGAAAAAGTCGGTTCTCGGGCGCAAATCCTCGATATCCTCCATCACCATGAATCCGTGAAGTTTGTGGATGCCAGAGCCGAAGAGCGTTTTCAGGCGAAAGTGCCAGAACCCCGTCCAGGTTTGAGAATGGGGCATCTTCCCGGTGCCAAAAATGTTCCATGGACGGCATTAATTGAAAATGGCAGTTATAAATCAGCTGAAGAAATGACAGCCATATTTCACAAACAAGGTGTTGATTTAAGTCAACCCATTATGACCAGTTGTGGTTCGGGTATGACCGCCGCCGTTTTAGTCCTGGGGCTTGATATTCTTGGTCACAGAGAAACGCAATTATACGATGGCTCTTGGGCAGAATGGGGAGCCGATGACACATTACCTCTAGAAAAATAA
- a CDS encoding GlsB/YeaQ/YmgE family stress response membrane protein, which yields MGILSWIIFGLIAGILAKWIMPGDNSSGIIMTVILGIVGAVFGGYISTFFGMGKVDGFNLGSFAIAVVGAIIVLFVYHKMANH from the coding sequence ATGGGTATCCTGTCATGGATTATTTTTGGCTTAATTGCCGGGATTCTGGCTAAGTGGATTATGCCGGGAGATAACAGCAGCGGCATCATTATGACGGTGATTCTTGGTATTGTGGGTGCGGTTTTCGGTGGATATATCAGTACATTCTTTGGCATGGGAAAAGTAGACGGCTTTAATTTAGGCAGTTTTGCCATTGCCGTTGTTGGCGCGATAATTGTCTTATTTGTATACCATAAAATGGCTAACCATTAG
- a CDS encoding DegT/DnrJ/EryC1/StrS family aminotransferase yields MKLAINGGKAIRLTNFPKWPCFNESEDQALLRSLHQGYWWRNQGKENNFFEQEFSQYHNGYAITVNSGTVALELALLAAGVKPEDEVIVPAFTFISTSMAVQRVGAIPISINVLKSTYCIDHNLIEKNITPRTKAIIPVHMAGHLCDMNNIIKIVNKHDTIIIQDTAHAHGACGEEGKKIGDWGTLACFSFYNLNLMTAGEGGIVLCPTKELRDLVFLYSNCGRHAKDKEYQHTIIATNARLSEFSAAVLRIQLNRLKEQTKIRERNAANLKEMLKTLPEVTLQEYNTKIVTSHPHYMFTLNQRIAYIDRSYFVACLFAEGIPAFRAYKAIYYVDNYWLYPCATRNKQKFVDSCPIAEYIANRGVWIHHRALLGNYDGTLDIYRSIKSDFNIKKLMKYSVI; encoded by the coding sequence ATGAAATTGGCAATCAATGGTGGTAAAGCGATTCGTCTCACGAACTTTCCTAAATGGCCTTGTTTTAATGAGAGTGAAGATCAAGCATTATTGAGGAGTTTACATCAAGGATATTGGTGGAGAAATCAAGGAAAAGAAAATAATTTTTTTGAACAAGAATTTAGTCAATACCATAATGGTTATGCCATTACTGTCAATAGTGGGACGGTAGCATTAGAATTAGCATTATTAGCTGCTGGTGTAAAACCTGAAGATGAGGTTATAGTTCCAGCTTTTACATTTATTTCGACTAGCATGGCAGTTCAACGAGTTGGTGCAATACCAATATCTATAAATGTTTTAAAAAGTACTTATTGTATTGATCATAATCTAATTGAAAAAAATATAACTCCTCGAACAAAAGCAATCATACCGGTTCATATGGCTGGTCATTTATGTGATATGAACAATATAATAAAAATAGTTAATAAACATGATACTATTATTATTCAAGATACCGCTCATGCACATGGAGCCTGTGGAGAAGAAGGGAAAAAGATAGGTGATTGGGGAACATTGGCATGCTTTAGTTTCTATAATCTTAATTTAATGACAGCAGGAGAAGGCGGTATCGTTTTATGTCCTACTAAAGAATTACGTGATCTTGTTTTTCTTTATAGTAATTGTGGACGCCATGCAAAAGACAAAGAATATCAACATACTATAATCGCAACCAATGCAAGACTAAGTGAATTTTCTGCGGCAGTTTTGCGTATTCAACTAAACAGACTCAAAGAACAAACTAAAATTCGAGAGCGTAACGCAGCAAATTTAAAGGAAATGTTAAAAACATTACCAGAAGTGACTCTTCAAGAATACAATACTAAAATCGTAACATCTCATCCACACTATATGTTTACACTTAATCAAAGGATTGCCTATATTGATCGTAGTTATTTTGTAGCTTGTCTATTCGCTGAGGGAATTCCAGCATTCCGTGCTTATAAAGCAATTTACTATGTTGATAATTATTGGTTATATCCTTGCGCAACACGAAATAAGCAAAAATTTGTAGACTCGTGTCCAATTGCTGAATATATTGCAAATAGGGGAGTTTGGATACATCACCGAGCTTTATTAGGGAATTATGATGGTACACTAGATATTTACAGATCGATAAAAAGTGATTTCAATATTAAAAAATTAATGAAATATTCTGTTATTTAG